Below is a window of Desulfosoma sp. DNA.
GAGTATCTACGACAAAGCCGCCGCATACGCTTTGAGCAAAGGCATCATTTTGGCCGATACCAAGTTGGAATTCGGTCTCGCCGACGGTCATCTGATCCTTATCGATGAAGTTCTGACGCCCGACTCCAGCCGGTTCTGGCCTGCGGATCGATACCGCATAGGCTCAAACCCTGAAAGTTTCGACAAGCAATATCTTCGGGATTACTTGGTGGACATTGGATGGACACCGGAACAGCCGGCGCCGGAACTGCCTGAAACGGTGGTGCAAAACACCCGAAGCCGTTACCTGGAAGCCTTGGAGCGACTGACAGGCCACGGCCTTAGCCTGTAAAAACTCATGGAATCCAAGCGTCTCGTTTCCGCTCCCTTGTCTCAGATAGACTGGGAAGACCACACCTTTGCCGTTCCATCTTATGTGCCGGACGAAAGGCTGGAGCAATCGCTCGAAACGTGTGGAGTCCTCACACCTCCGACTCTATGGGAAAAGACGCCACATCGTTTCGTTATCCTTGATGGGTTCAAAAGGCTTTTCTGGTTGCGGTGCCGGTGCGATCATGTGCAGGCTTTGGTCCATCCAACAGATGCCGAACACAGAAAGCTTCTGGCTTTTCGGCTTGAAACCAAGATGTTTTCCAGGCCTTTGAATCTGGCGGAAAAAGTTCATATTGTCGCCAAGTACGCCACACTGACCACACAAGAGGACCTGCAGCGAAGGATTTGCCCGACCTTGGGAATATCCGGTGCTGCCGATACCCTACCTCGATGGTGCTCCATCGCCACATGGCCTTCAAACCACCTTGCCGCTTTGGCTCAAGAGCTTATCGCCGACAAAACGGCTCTTCTGTTGACTTCCGTCTCTCATACGGATCGAGAGGCTTTTCTGGACCTCATACAAACTCTACGCTGCAGTGCCAGTCTTCAGGTGGAAATTCTTGAGCGGTGCAAGGATATTGCCCAACGAGACGGAGTGACATGGCAGACACTCCTTTCGGCTTCGGAAATCCAAAACATTGTGAAAGATCCTGAACGGAATCGCCGCGAAAAAACAGCCGCTGTCCGTGAACTCCTGAAGCAATGGCGTTTTCCACGGTTATGGAAAAAAATGACCGCCATCCAAAATGCCATTGCCCAGATGAGCTTGCCTTCCAACATGTCCCTTGCGCCTCCTGCGTATCTGGAAGGCGAGGTATGGGAACTGAAGGTACACTTTCGTCACCCTGAGGCCCTGGCCGCCTCTGTTCAGAAAGCGGCGTCTCTTGCCCAATCCCAGGAATTCCAAAATCTTTTTCATCTTGTGGATCATCCCGTCGCCTTCCATGAAGACGAACCTACACCCTTTCTTTTCACCCGTCATCCATGAAGGCATGAAACCGACCGTTCGAAATCCCATCACCTCCCTTGTTGTGGAAAAGGCCGTCGCCTCCAGCCCCATCGTTCGTACCCTGCTGGAAAGATTGCCATCCATTCCTGTGGTCTATGTGGACAAGGTGGCGGAGACCCAAGAAAAAATTCCGGGTCTTTTGGAGGTCGTTCATTACAAGGGACGATTTTGGCGAAACTGTCCGGGAACCAAAATCTATGAATGTTGTGGATACCAGATCGTCCATATTGGCACGCAATGCAGCCTGGATTGCACCTATTGCATCTTGCAAGCCTACTTTGAAAGTCCCAATTTGAGGATCTTTGGAAACCTAGACGACCTGCTGGCAGAAGTGCAGGCAGTTACGGCGTCCTCACCCCAACGCTTGCTTCGAGCCGGCACCGGAGAATTCACAGACTCCTTGCTCCTGGACCCTTGGACGGGTTTGTCCCAGCACTTGGTCCCCCTGTTTGGGCAAATCCCCAACGCCGTTCTAGAATTGAAAACGAAAACCGATCATGTGTCACAACTCAAGGGCTTAGACCATCGAGGTCACACCCTGGTCTCGTGGTCCCTTAATGCCGAGGAGATCATCCGCACGCAAGAACCCCGCGCCGCTCCATTAAAGGCTCGGCTGCACGCCGCGCAACAATGCGCTCAATGGGGATACTTTTTAGGGTTTCACTTTGATCCCATGATTGATTATCCAGGATGGCGCGAAGGGTACCGACGCACTTTGCAGGCGCTTTTTGAAGCTGTTGACCCTGCCAAAGTGGTGTGGATCAGCTTAGGGGCTTTTCGGTTCATGCCCGATTTGAAAGCCATCATTGAACGGCATCATCCCAAAAGCCGCATAGTCACCGGAGAATTCATTCGCGGACTGGACGGTAAGATGCGCTATTTTCGAGACATCCGCCTAGAGCTTTACCAATGGATGGTTGAACAACTTCTGGGCTGGGATTCAAACCTGTGCGTCTACCTGTGCATGGAAGGACCTTGGATCTGGAAGCATGTCTTCGGACAAGAGCCTGCATGCAAAGGGGGACTTCCTGCCCTTTTGGACAAAGCCGTTAAGGAACGCATGGGGATCGAGCCAATGACGCACGGAGGAGACAATGCCCTTGAATGAAAACGATAAACGGGCGGTTCTTTCCTGGAATACCCATGTGTCCGGCAAGGTGCCCTTGGGGCTGCAGAAGACACGGGACACACGGAGTGCAGTGCTTCAAGCCTTTGGAGATGAACTTGTCGGGCTCACGCCGCACATCAGCCTCGAGACGACCTTTAGGGACACAAATGATTTACCGGCCTTTTTTGTTGGAAACGGCTGGATATGGCACGCCGCCCCGTCAGGAGCTGAATTCAGGCCGTTTCTTGAAACTCTGGCCCTTTTTCACGAGAGGTCGGCAGAGTCGTTTCCTTCATCGGAAAAGGAACAAAAGGGATCGTTTCAGCAAAGGAAACCCGATCTGTGGGATAGGCTTCAAGGACTGCAAAAGCCTACGGAGCTTTTGGTGTTTACGGCCTCTCAGTGCCCCCATTGCGCTCATATGCTTTTCGAACTAGGCCCTCTACCTTTCCTCTCCTCGTATCTGGTTATCCGTGTCCTGGACGCCTTGCTTTTCGCCGAAAAAGCTCAAGAGGCCGGCATTCGATCCGTTCCCACGATCCTTTACGGCGATCATTTTCGCTGGACGGGCCGTGTCGATCTGGCTCATGTCCTGGAAGTGGTCTGCCGTGATGAACACACAGAACTCTCGGCTGCTGCCGCCGTTCGTCTGCTTAAAGAAGGCAAAGCCAAAGAGTTGAGCCGACTCATGTTGACTTCTTCAAAAATTTGGAAAGATTTCGCTTCTGTGCTCACCCATGCCGAATGGTCGGTACGCCTGGGCGCTCTGGTAGTCCTCGAAGAATTGGCCGAGAAGAACGTTACCAGGGCTCGAGCCTATCTTCCGCTTCTGTGGGAAAACATGGACACCTTTTCAGCGGCGGTTCAAGGCGACGTGATTTATGCCACTGGAATGGTCGGGGACTCGACCTGGGCTGAGACAGTCCTTCAATGGGCCCAAAAACATGCCCAGGACGCAGAGCTTCAAGAAGTGGCCGAAGAAACAATCAATATACTGAGAACAAAGCGCAGTCCGTGATCCGTGTCGGCACCGTACGGTGATATCCTTGCGAGATTCTGGAGAAAGCCGTTTCTCTCCATCGTTTGTCATGGGAAAGAACCTTGGAGGGGTGGCCCCATGTGTCCGTCCCATATTCTCCTCGCACCAGGCAGTTGCGGGGCGGACACACCGGTCCGCCCCTACAAACCCTCGGACACAGGGATGAAGATGCCGAGACGCCCTTGGATAAAACTCCGAGACCTTTTGGGCCCGCTTCGAAAAATCAATCTTCTGCCTTAAAGCGGCTTTGGAGAGAAGGGCCCTTATCATTCAAGGCTATAAAGCAAGCTTCGTAAGAGATTCCTCATGGACGGCCGGGGTCTGAACTTCGCGGCGGAAGACCCCGGCACCAGACGGTGGACTCGGTTTTCAAGTGTGCGGCCTTTCCTTAACGGCATTAAGCGGCTTTGCCCAGGAGCATATTTTCCAGGATTTCCCTCTTGGCCGCAAATTCCCCCGTAAACATGGGCGGGCAGGCTTTCAGCTCCACTTCCTTTTTGGCCAGCTTGGCGGCAAACGCCATGCACGTGGCCTCTCCACATTCCTTGCAATTGGTCTTTGGTAAATGCTTGAGAATTTCCACGACGTTGAGCTTCATGCTTCCACCTCCTTCCCTTAAAATTCAGGGAGCAGCTTTTCGGGCGGCGCCTTCACGGCACCGCTGAAACCCGGTCAAAAGCGGAGGTCTTCGCCATGGAGCACGAGGGGAGAAAAACACTAAGGAGCCCAACTTCTGCAACCGAAAAGCGACTCAAGGGATTGAACACATTGGTAACTTAACCGAAACCCTCAGGGCCGTCAACCCTGCCTCATGTCCTCCTAAAAACCGTGCACCGTTTCAAAAAAGGCTTTTAACCCTTGCCAAGGCTATGATGGCTTGTCGTTGGCGTTTCGAAACTTTTCAGCCTCGATGCCGAAGCGACGCATGACCTGCTGCAAAGCCTGACGTTCCAGACCGCATTGTTTGGCCGCTTGTGTGACGTTTCCGCCTGTTCGAGCCAGAAGTTTTTCTAGATACCTCTTATGAAAACGGCGAAGTATTTCTTCCTTGGCCAGTTTATAGGGCAAATTTTCCAAGGACGCATCGTCAAACTCCGGGCACGACCTGCGTTCCGACAACAGCCCCACGTGTTCCGGACGTATTTCATCGCCTGAAGCAAACAAAAGACCTCGCATGATCATGTTTTCCAGCTCGCGGACGTTTCCTTCCCACTCCCGACCCAGAAACAGCTCCATGAGCTCCGAAGAGATGGTTTTACGGGGTCGGCGAAGGGATTCGGCGTGTTTTTTCAAAAAGTAGTCGCACAACAAAGGAATATCTTCGCGGCGCTGACGAAGAGGCGGCATTTCAATGGGAACGACATTAAGGCGATAATAAAGGTCTTCACGAAAGGTACCTGCGCGGATCTTTTCTTGAAGGTTACGGTTGGTGGAAGCAATCACGCGCACATCCACCTTGATCATCTTGGTGTCTCCGAGAGGCTTGATGGCCTTGTCCTGCAGCACTCGCAAGAGCTTGGTTTGAATGACAGGTGAAATGTCCCCGATCTCATCCAGAAAAAGGGTTCCGCGGTGAGCTTCTTGAAAAAGACCGATCTTGTTTTGTGTCGCGTGAGTAAAGGCACCCTTTTTGTACCCGAAAAGCTCGCTTTCAAGAATGTTTTCCGGAACCGTAGGGCAGTTGACAGCCACAAAGGGCCCCTCACTGCGCTGGCTCAGGTTGTGAATCGCACGAGCCACCAAGTCTTTTCCCGTCCCGGACTCTCCCGTAATAAGGACCGTGAGATCCGACGGAGCCACCATTTGCACCGCATCAAAAACGCGGCGCATGGCCGGGCTGCGTCCCACGATCTCTTGAAAGGCCACTTCGCCCTTATATCGCCTCTGCAATCGCATGTTTTCGCGAAGCAGTCGATGCCGTTCCAAAGCCTTTTGAAGCGTAAAAACCAAGGTCTCATGGTCAAAGGGTTTGGTTATAAAATCATAGGCTCCCTGGCGCATGGCCTGAACGGCCAGCTCCACGCACCCATGGGCCGTCATCATAATGGCCGTCACCCATGGATGCATCACGCGTAAGCGATCCAAAAACTCCAGACCATCCATGCCCGGCATTTTCATGTCCACGAGCACCACATCCACAGGCTCTTCCTGAAGCACCTCAAGCGCTGCCTCTCCCGAAGAGGCCGTCAAAACCTCACACTCCAGGTCCTTGACCAGACTACGCTTTAAAAGGCGTAAAAAATCAGGTTCGTCATCCACCACAAGGAGGCGGTCCTTGAGAATTTCAGGCCTGTCTTGGGGGCTCCCATCAGTTTTCATGGCCCATGAACTCCTGTGTCTCTGCAGGAGCAGGAAGCACAACCGTGAACACAGAGCCCTTCCCAGGTTCACTGGCCACTTGAATCTCGCCCCCATGGTCCTTGACAATGCCGTAGCTTACAGAAAGGCCCAAACCTGTGCCCTCCCCCGTGCTTTTCGTGGTAAAAAAAGGGTCAAAGATGCGCGGTAAATGTTTTGGGTCGATTCCCATTCCCGTATCTGACACCACGATGTGAACACTCGGCCCGTTTTCCACGAAAGCCGTGCGTATCTCTATGCGGCCTTCCTTGCCGATGGCTTGCTGAGCATTCATGATCAGATTCATGAGAACCTGCCGCATTTTGTCTTTGTCTAACACGAGAACAGGCACCCTTGGATCGAAATAGGTTTCCACCTGGATCCGCTTCAGCTCCAGATTGTGTCGCACCACACTCAGGACCTCCTGCACCAAGTCGTGAATCGAGGCAGGCTCCTTGCGACTATGAGCGCTTCGAGCAAAACTCAGCAAGTCTTCCACGATCGTCTTGCATGTGCGCGTATGCTTTTCTATGGTTTTCAAGTCTTCATAACGTTCCGTGCCTTCAGGTTCCTCGCGAATCAAAAGCTGCGTATACCCCAGAATGATTCCCAAAGGATTATTGATTTCGTGGGCCACTCCGGCGGCAAGCTGCCCCAAGGAAGCCAATTTGTCTGCCTGCAAAAGCTGTTGCTGCATGATTTTGCGTTGCGTGATGTCTTTAACCACCAAATGGAAAACTTCCCTCTTTTCCTGAAGGTCACACTGGGAGGAGGCACTGATCAAAGCGCTGATCTCCCGCCCATCTTGACGCACCAGAGCCACTTCCTCGTCTGTAACATAAAAGGACCGCTGAAGATTCTCCCTAAGACGCTCCCAGTCCCGGGGTTGTTCGAAAAATTTCCCAAAGTCCAATTTTTTTGCAGCCGCCTCGACCATCACGTTGTTGCCATCGATCCCGAGCATCTCACAACCTGCGGGATTGATGTCCAACAGCGTTCCGTCTGCCGCCACGACGGCGATCATATCTCGTGACGCCTCAAAAATGCGGCGAAACTTTTGCTCAGATCGTCCTAACTCCGCGGTGCGCTCGGAAACCAAATCCTCTAAGTGTTTATTCATCAATAGAAGCTTCTCATGGGCTTCCTTTAAGGCTTGACGATCGCGCAGGATCTGTTGATGGACTTTCCAAATTCTTTCGAAAAAGAGCGTCACCGCTCCCACGACGCAAAAACTGATGGTGTTCAATGATCCACTGTAGGGCCTTAAAGACTCCCAAATATGCCGGTATCCCCCCAGCAGCAGCAATTGTTTGGCGATATGACCAATGCCTCGAGAAATGGCAAAAACAGCCAAAGCATGACAAACCATGAGCAGATACAGATACAGCACATTTTCTCGGTCACGAATATGCAGCGCATAAGACAGCCGCACACAGGCTATGGCGAAAAACACCATGCAGGCTGAACCCACCAAGTCAACAAAAAAAATAGGAAAAAAAGGTAGAGTCATAACCCGGTATCATCCTGCGGCGAAAAACGATGAGGTGAACGTCTCATTTCTCTGAGTGCCAGATAGAGAAAAACAATAGCGGGAACACAGAGCAGGTGGTCCATTTTTCCTAGAAAGAAGATCCAGGCGAGCCATTCCCGCCCTGGATATGGTCGAAGATAGGCATGGAGTGTTCCTTCGGAAAACTTCATAAAAATATCATCTTGATTTTCCAGGTGGTGCACCAAAATGGCATCCAGATTCCAAAGGGTAAAAAGCAGCGCCGAGTATTGAAGGTAACGCCACCCCTTGTAACGAATAAGCCTTCGGCCTCGAAGCCAGTACGCCAGAACCCCCATGGATAAGATAAAAAAGCCGTGGCCCATCTGATGACTGTACAGACCTTCGGGATCGGCATGAATTTGAGTCGCCCAAAGTTCTCTTGGGAAAAGGACAACGGCCAAAAGGCAGATGGCAATCGAAACCATAGTCTCTGAAAAACCCTTGAAACTTGGAAAAGAATACAGATCTCTAACAAATCCTCGAAAAACCTCGAAACACAGCATCTTCCGCCACCTGTTAAAATACGTGTCCGTGCGTAAAAAATGAGGTCAAGTCGTTAAAATCTCCGCGCATTTTTTCTCTGAAACGCTTTGGTATGCGCTTTGCCTTTAGCTTACAATGTTCAAAAGGTCAATCGGGGCGTGAAATCGTGAAGGCGCGACGGCGGAAAGGCGCAAAGGGGCGAAAGGGAAGATGTGATGGTAAGGTTGGAAGCACGAAGGGCCACCGCGCGCCGTGACCCTTCGTGTTTTAAAGGCATTTTTGGAAAGGGCCTAAAGAAAGGATAGGGGGATCAGCGCTGTTTTTGGCGCAGCGCCAATTTGACGCGATCGGCGAGCATCTTGGCGCAGGTGGGACAGTATCGGTGATGCTCCTTCACATCCGGATGCGGATGCACATGGTGCTCGGCATATTCCACGAATTTTCGTGTGGCAAAAGGACGTCCGCAGGCTTGACACCGCTCCATGGCATGAATGCCGATGACCTCAT
It encodes the following:
- a CDS encoding spore photoproduct lyase family protein, producing MKPTVRNPITSLVVEKAVASSPIVRTLLERLPSIPVVYVDKVAETQEKIPGLLEVVHYKGRFWRNCPGTKIYECCGYQIVHIGTQCSLDCTYCILQAYFESPNLRIFGNLDDLLAEVQAVTASSPQRLLRAGTGEFTDSLLLDPWTGLSQHLVPLFGQIPNAVLELKTKTDHVSQLKGLDHRGHTLVSWSLNAEEIIRTQEPRAAPLKARLHAAQQCAQWGYFLGFHFDPMIDYPGWREGYRRTLQALFEAVDPAKVVWISLGAFRFMPDLKAIIERHHPKSRIVTGEFIRGLDGKMRYFRDIRLELYQWMVEQLLGWDSNLCVYLCMEGPWIWKHVFGQEPACKGGLPALLDKAVKERMGIEPMTHGGDNALE
- a CDS encoding (Fe-S)-binding protein; its protein translation is MKLNVVEILKHLPKTNCKECGEATCMAFAAKLAKKEVELKACPPMFTGEFAAKREILENMLLGKAA
- a CDS encoding sigma-54 dependent transcriptional regulator — translated: MKTDGSPQDRPEILKDRLLVVDDEPDFLRLLKRSLVKDLECEVLTASSGEAALEVLQEEPVDVVLVDMKMPGMDGLEFLDRLRVMHPWVTAIMMTAHGCVELAVQAMRQGAYDFITKPFDHETLVFTLQKALERHRLLRENMRLQRRYKGEVAFQEIVGRSPAMRRVFDAVQMVAPSDLTVLITGESGTGKDLVARAIHNLSQRSEGPFVAVNCPTVPENILESELFGYKKGAFTHATQNKIGLFQEAHRGTLFLDEIGDISPVIQTKLLRVLQDKAIKPLGDTKMIKVDVRVIASTNRNLQEKIRAGTFREDLYYRLNVVPIEMPPLRQRREDIPLLCDYFLKKHAESLRRPRKTISSELMELFLGREWEGNVRELENMIMRGLLFASGDEIRPEHVGLLSERRSCPEFDDASLENLPYKLAKEEILRRFHKRYLEKLLARTGGNVTQAAKQCGLERQALQQVMRRFGIEAEKFRNANDKPS
- a CDS encoding ATP-binding protein — its product is MTLPFFPIFFVDLVGSACMVFFAIACVRLSYALHIRDRENVLYLYLLMVCHALAVFAISRGIGHIAKQLLLLGGYRHIWESLRPYSGSLNTISFCVVGAVTLFFERIWKVHQQILRDRQALKEAHEKLLLMNKHLEDLVSERTAELGRSEQKFRRIFEASRDMIAVVAADGTLLDINPAGCEMLGIDGNNVMVEAAAKKLDFGKFFEQPRDWERLRENLQRSFYVTDEEVALVRQDGREISALISASSQCDLQEKREVFHLVVKDITQRKIMQQQLLQADKLASLGQLAAGVAHEINNPLGIILGYTQLLIREEPEGTERYEDLKTIEKHTRTCKTIVEDLLSFARSAHSRKEPASIHDLVQEVLSVVRHNLELKRIQVETYFDPRVPVLVLDKDKMRQVLMNLIMNAQQAIGKEGRIEIRTAFVENGPSVHIVVSDTGMGIDPKHLPRIFDPFFTTKSTGEGTGLGLSVSYGIVKDHGGEIQVASEPGKGSVFTVVLPAPAETQEFMGHEN